In Candidatus Saccharibacteria bacterium oral taxon 488, a single window of DNA contains:
- a CDS encoding CHAP domain-containing protein codes for MERKLAFQRVAVIISIISLLFGSSPVFAELNTDQLRATFEDNNILFSNNSEDTNCSPNAAQSASGAAGELVGEDNLKKAFNYFISKGAPKFVAAAIVGNLYQESKGNPILRQNKGSEPNPLKAGGKYHPWNPSKPAGMGDAWGIAQWDPGVAVLYWQQQAGVQGDVTSLEVQLAIVWWQLQNLAPTSRKNVLAEMVASGNAAAAAVIMVKKFFGAGIPQTIVRVAYTMKAMSWEPDPSSAAAAASGAATNCSDGSGGGGGTISEGGLNEEQAKKFMMNYGENKNNESRKAMGDYLWNTCNGGGSNCVSFSVFFLEKFTSTKNLGTTGNGEHVVKHLRNARKLPTGKTPKVGAVFSWSGGRYGHTGVVLGIQGDNVIVGHASCGNSGKGRGDGTQRGGGSGFILTGKVNDPKTWLGHLPDEFAYPEVDMSAVASYVGANTSRGGGNVAL; via the coding sequence ATGGAACGAAAATTAGCCTTTCAAAGAGTCGCTGTTATTATATCAATCATTTCGCTTCTTTTTGGGAGTTCACCAGTATTTGCCGAGTTAAATACCGATCAGCTGCGGGCAACATTTGAAGACAACAACATTCTTTTTAGCAATAATTCTGAGGATACAAACTGTTCACCAAATGCCGCACAGTCAGCGAGTGGGGCGGCAGGCGAGCTAGTCGGCGAAGATAATCTAAAGAAAGCATTTAATTACTTTATATCCAAAGGTGCGCCAAAGTTTGTTGCAGCAGCAATCGTTGGTAATTTATATCAGGAGTCAAAAGGTAACCCAATTCTTCGTCAAAATAAAGGCTCCGAGCCAAATCCGCTCAAGGCCGGCGGTAAGTATCACCCGTGGAACCCGAGTAAACCGGCTGGTATGGGCGATGCCTGGGGAATCGCCCAATGGGACCCTGGCGTAGCCGTCCTCTACTGGCAACAGCAGGCTGGCGTCCAGGGTGATGTTACCAGTCTCGAGGTGCAACTAGCTATCGTCTGGTGGCAACTCCAGAACCTTGCACCAACTTCACGTAAAAACGTGTTAGCTGAGATGGTAGCATCAGGCAACGCCGCAGCTGCTGCTGTTATTATGGTAAAGAAATTTTTTGGTGCTGGCATTCCACAGACTATAGTTCGCGTAGCTTATACCATGAAAGCTATGAGTTGGGAACCAGATCCGTCTAGCGCGGCCGCTGCCGCTTCTGGTGCTGCCACTAACTGTAGTGACGGTAGTGGAGGTGGAGGCGGCACCATCTCCGAAGGCGGTCTCAACGAAGAGCAAGCGAAGAAATTCATGATGAATTACGGCGAAAATAAAAATAATGAAAGCCGCAAAGCTATGGGTGACTACTTGTGGAATACTTGTAATGGTGGGGGATCAAACTGTGTGTCGTTCTCTGTATTCTTCCTTGAAAAATTTACTTCAACAAAAAACCTCGGCACCACAGGTAATGGCGAACACGTTGTTAAGCACTTAAGAAATGCTCGAAAGCTACCGACCGGTAAAACACCAAAAGTCGGCGCTGTGTTTAGTTGGTCTGGTGGACGCTATGGTCACACCGGAGTTGTCCTCGGCATTCAGGGCGATAATGTCATCGTTGGCCACGCAAGTTGTGGTAATTCAGGTAAGGGCCGCGGTGATGGCACGCAACGAGGTGGCGGATCTGGATTTATCCTTACGGGTAAGGTTAATGATCCAAAAACTTGGCTCGGACATCTTCCGGATGAGTTTGCCTACCCAGAAGTTGATATGTCAGCAGTGGCGAGCTATGTTGGAGCAAATACAAGTAGAGGTGGCGGTAATGTTGCACTATAA
- a CDS encoding DUF87 domain-containing protein has product MARKKKLDAIDIAAQQRAREQAEVEQAFLTGVRTLRDFIAPSSLELKSDHFRLGSKYGRTMYVYGYPRELYTGWLSSVINIDEVLDISMFIYPVDTQVVLNNLRKKVTQLEASLSINSEKGKVRDPAMEAALQDAEELRNQLQIGSEKFFRFGLYITIYADSIDELNFIQHKIETIFGQQLVFSKVASAQQEQGLNSTIPQLTDQLQVRRNMNTGAISTSFPFTSADLTDGKGVLYGINMHNNGLVIFDRFSLENANMVVFAKSGAGKSFTVKLEALRSMMLGSDIVIIDPENEYQKLSDAVGGSYIRLSLNSDTRINPFDLPRVIDTDEADDALRANLVTLHGLLRQMLGGSQTTAGGQIIAGLTAAEEADIDQALIDTYARVGITADPLTHHSTPPTIADLYDTLLHMGGTGPSLAQRLRKFTSGTFAGIFSQQSNIDINNTMVVFNIRDLEDELRPIAMYIVLNHIWNITRTDQKRRMLIVDEAWQLMRYDDSANFLFSLAKRARKYQLGLTTITQDVEDFMGSKMGRAIVANSSMQLLLKQSTSAVDVLSSVFKLTEEEQKRLANFPVGQGLFFAGQNHVHIQIQASDTEYELINTSPISRHQLPSETPLGGYGAV; this is encoded by the coding sequence ATGGCTAGAAAAAAGAAGCTGGACGCCATTGATATCGCCGCCCAACAGCGGGCCCGCGAGCAGGCCGAGGTTGAGCAGGCTTTTCTCACCGGTGTGAGAACCTTGCGCGACTTTATCGCCCCGAGCAGTCTCGAGCTCAAATCCGACCACTTCCGCCTCGGTTCAAAGTATGGGCGCACCATGTACGTCTACGGCTATCCGCGCGAGCTATACACCGGTTGGCTCAGCTCGGTGATCAACATCGACGAGGTGCTAGATATTAGCATGTTCATTTATCCAGTTGACACCCAGGTGGTGCTCAACAACTTACGCAAGAAAGTGACGCAGCTCGAGGCTAGCCTCAGCATCAATTCCGAGAAGGGCAAGGTGCGCGACCCAGCGATGGAAGCGGCATTGCAGGACGCCGAGGAACTACGCAATCAGCTACAGATCGGCTCGGAAAAGTTCTTCCGCTTTGGCCTTTACATCACGATTTATGCCGACAGTATTGATGAGCTCAACTTTATCCAGCACAAGATCGAGACAATTTTTGGCCAGCAGCTGGTGTTCTCTAAGGTTGCCTCGGCCCAACAGGAGCAGGGCCTCAATAGCACCATTCCACAGCTGACCGACCAGCTCCAGGTTCGCCGCAACATGAATACTGGCGCTATTTCTACCAGCTTTCCGTTTACCTCGGCCGATCTAACTGACGGCAAGGGTGTGTTATATGGTATTAATATGCATAATAACGGCTTGGTGATTTTTGACCGCTTTTCCCTCGAGAATGCCAACATGGTAGTGTTCGCTAAATCTGGTGCCGGTAAGTCGTTCACCGTCAAGCTGGAGGCGCTGCGCAGCATGATGCTTGGTTCAGACATCGTGATTATCGACCCAGAAAACGAATACCAGAAATTATCCGACGCCGTTGGCGGCAGCTACATTCGACTCAGCCTCAACAGCGACACCCGCATCAATCCGTTTGATCTACCGCGAGTAATTGATACCGATGAGGCGGACGATGCGCTGAGGGCGAATTTAGTGACGCTGCATGGACTGTTGCGGCAGATGCTGGGTGGCTCACAGACGACGGCGGGCGGGCAGATTATCGCTGGACTGACAGCCGCTGAAGAGGCTGATATTGACCAGGCACTGATTGACACCTACGCCCGCGTCGGCATCACCGCTGACCCGTTGACCCACCATTCGACACCGCCAACTATCGCCGACCTCTACGATACACTGCTTCATATGGGCGGCACCGGGCCAAGCCTCGCCCAACGGCTCCGCAAGTTTACCTCGGGTACTTTCGCTGGTATCTTTAGTCAGCAATCAAACATCGATATCAATAACACCATGGTGGTCTTTAATATCCGCGACCTCGAGGACGAATTGCGGCCGATCGCCATGTATATTGTCCTCAATCACATTTGGAATATTACACGCACCGACCAAAAGCGGCGCATGCTCATCGTCGATGAGGCGTGGCAGCTGATGCGCTACGACGACTCGGCCAACTTCCTGTTTTCTCTCGCCAAGCGCGCCCGCAAATACCAGCTCGGCCTCACGACCATCACCCAGGACGTCGAGGACTTTATGGGTAGCAAGATGGGTCGGGCCATCGTCGCTAACTCGTCGATGCAGCTATTGCTCAAGCAGTCAACCAGCGCCGTTGATGTCCTTTCCAGCGTCTTCAAGCTAACCGAGGAAGAGCAAAAGCGCCTCGCCAATTTCCCCGTGGGGCAGGGGTTATTCTTTGCCGGACAAAACCACGTTCACATCCAGATTCAGGCCAGCGATACCGAATACGAACTCATCAACACCTCGCCGATCTCTCGACATCAACTACCATCAGAAACGCCGCTCGGCGGGTACGGGGCAGTGTAG
- a CDS encoding PrgI family protein has protein sequence MAVYKVPQDVEAEDKLLGPFSFKQFIFLIVAIGMIALAWGLFSVLPPLAIIPVPVALFFGALALPLRKDQPMEVYLAAVISFILKPKQRLWRADGIERMVEVIAPRVEEKQYGKGYDQAEVNRRLSYLATLVDTHGWSVRGVDNPNSSVMNSSMQADWYNEAQTAQDPLDPSSKTARAFETLIERADERRHDEIVQQMQRAQTTPTTQTTQDSQDDQVYSLQTSTFNPYPTMQQSIITPISEQATTTTHADQVPPSTAPVSPAIMDLARNHSDLSVASLQREAGRIQKEHDKEVVISLH, from the coding sequence ATGGCTGTCTACAAAGTTCCCCAGGATGTGGAAGCTGAAGACAAGCTGCTCGGGCCGTTTAGTTTCAAGCAGTTTATTTTCTTGATCGTCGCGATCGGCATGATTGCGCTGGCGTGGGGGCTATTCTCGGTGCTGCCGCCGCTGGCGATTATCCCGGTGCCGGTTGCGCTATTTTTCGGGGCGTTAGCCTTGCCGCTGCGCAAGGATCAGCCGATGGAGGTGTACCTCGCGGCGGTTATTTCGTTCATTCTTAAGCCCAAGCAGCGACTGTGGCGAGCTGATGGCATTGAGCGAATGGTCGAGGTGATCGCTCCGCGGGTTGAGGAAAAACAGTACGGCAAGGGGTATGACCAGGCCGAGGTCAATCGCCGGCTGTCGTATCTGGCGACGCTGGTGGACACGCACGGTTGGTCGGTGCGCGGTGTCGATAATCCAAACAGCTCGGTGATGAACAGCTCAATGCAGGCGGATTGGTACAACGAGGCCCAGACCGCCCAAGACCCGCTCGACCCAAGCAGCAAGACAGCCCGCGCCTTTGAAACACTCATTGAGCGAGCCGACGAAAGACGCCATGATGAAATTGTCCAGCAAATGCAGCGAGCCCAAACTACCCCAACCACCCAGACCACCCAAGACAGCCAAGACGACCAAGTCTACTCGCTACAGACCTCGACCTTCAACCCCTATCCAACTATGCAGCAGTCCATCATTACGCCCATCAGCGAGCAGGCGACCACGACGACCCACGCCGACCAGGTGCCCCCTAGCACAGCACCCGTCTCGCCTGCTATAATGGACTTAGCGCGTAATCACAGCGATCTGTCAGTCGCCTCGCTCCAACGAGAGGCCGGTCGCATCCAAAAAGAACATGATAAGGAAGTCGTGATTTCGCTTCACTAG